In Actinomycetota bacterium, a single window of DNA contains:
- a CDS encoding methylenetetrahydrofolate reductase C-terminal domain-containing protein: MIVAEPKSLDEIEAMVDGYDRVLMVGCGTCVEVCLTGGERSVNLTATALRLARKVDGRDIEVGEQTVIRQCDFEYLDEVKDTDKYQAIVSLACGVGIQGIARKFPDLPVFPGVNTTFMGFNEEYGYYTEMCKGCGECILHLTGGVCPVARCAKSLLNGPCGGTNNGKCEIGNDKDCGWVLIYNKMEQLGTLDKFMEINMPKNYGKAGNIRSMDLRK, translated from the coding sequence ATGATTGTTGCGGAGCCAAAGAGCCTGGATGAGATAGAAGCTATGGTCGACGGATATGACCGCGTCCTTATGGTCGGTTGCGGTACCTGTGTAGAGGTCTGCCTTACCGGCGGCGAGCGCTCCGTCAACCTCACCGCGACCGCCCTGCGCCTCGCGCGCAAGGTCGACGGGCGCGATATCGAGGTCGGCGAGCAGACCGTCATCCGCCAATGCGATTTCGAATACCTCGATGAGGTCAAAGATACCGATAAGTACCAAGCCATCGTCTCCCTGGCGTGCGGTGTCGGGATTCAGGGCATCGCCCGAAAGTTCCCGGATTTGCCGGTCTTCCCCGGGGTCAACACGACCTTTATGGGGTTCAACGAAGAGTACGGGTACTATACCGAGATGTGTAAAGGCTGCGGCGAGTGTATTTTGCACTTGACCGGCGGCGTTTGCCCGGTCGCCCGCTGCGCGAAGAGCCTGCTCAACGGGCCGTGCGGCGGCACCAACAACGGCAAGTGTGAGATAGGAAACGATAAGGACTGCGGTTGGGTCCTTATCTATAATAAGATGGAGCAGCTCGGCACGCTCGACAAGTTTATGGAGATAAACATGCCCAAGAACTACGGCAAAGCCGGGAATATCCGCTCGATGGATTTGAGGAAGTAG
- a CDS encoding methylenetetrahydrofolate reductase encodes MGFKEEIQSGNFVVTAEVGPPKGTDISEMVHHIKGLKGKVTALNVTDNQSAVMRICTLATAKEIMDIGIEPIYQMTCRDRNRLGLQSDLLGAAIMGIKNVLALTGDHPVLGDHKDAKAVFDIESVQLLEVINGLNEGRDMAGLELRGATDFFAGAIVTPESIPFEPQLAKFKKKVNAGAKFFQTQAIYDMPKFMTFMERAKELDVPILAGILLLKSAGMAKYLNKFVAGVSVPQELIDQLAPLKGEDVLKKGIEIAGDQIAQLKDVCAGVHVMAIGAEDRVPDILAAAGL; translated from the coding sequence GTGGGATTTAAAGAAGAGATTCAAAGTGGGAATTTTGTGGTCACCGCTGAAGTCGGCCCTCCGAAAGGCACCGACATCAGCGAGATGGTTCATCATATTAAAGGACTAAAAGGCAAGGTAACGGCGCTCAACGTCACCGATAACCAGAGCGCGGTCATGCGTATCTGCACTCTGGCGACGGCTAAAGAGATCATGGACATCGGTATCGAGCCGATTTATCAGATGACCTGCCGCGACCGGAACCGCCTGGGGCTCCAATCCGACCTGCTCGGTGCGGCCATCATGGGGATTAAGAACGTCCTCGCGCTCACCGGCGACCATCCGGTCCTCGGCGACCACAAGGACGCCAAAGCGGTCTTCGATATCGAGTCGGTTCAGCTCCTCGAGGTCATCAACGGCCTAAACGAAGGGCGCGACATGGCCGGACTCGAGCTGCGAGGCGCGACCGATTTCTTCGCGGGCGCGATTGTGACGCCCGAGTCGATTCCGTTCGAGCCGCAGCTCGCTAAGTTTAAGAAGAAGGTCAACGCCGGCGCCAAGTTCTTTCAGACGCAGGCCATATACGATATGCCCAAGTTCATGACCTTCATGGAGCGGGCCAAAGAACTCGATGTGCCGATTCTCGCGGGTATCTTGCTCTTGAAATCGGCCGGTATGGCTAAGTATCTCAATAAGTTTGTGGCCGGTGTTTCAGTGCCGCAAGAGCTTATAGATCAACTCGCGCCGCTCAAGGGCGAAGACGTGCTCAAGAAGGGTATCGAGATAGCGGGCGACCAAATCGCCCAGCTAAAAGATGTCTGCGCGGGTGTCCATGTAATGGCCATCGGCGCTGAAGACAGGGTGCCGGATATTTTAGCCGCGGCCGGCTTATAG
- a CDS encoding AAA family ATPase: MKIAVTGKGGVGKTTVAAGLARLLAQEGYNVIAIDADPDANLAAALGIDPTAAANIVPIAGMSELIAERTGGVPGTMGGFFKLNPKVDDIPDELSVEADGVKLLVLGTVESGGAGCICPESTMLKALLKHVIVGRNEAVIMDMEAGIEHLGRGTSQSVDAMLIVIEPGQRSIQTARQIEKLAKDLGIPRIFLVLNKVHDRDEEETMRKHIPDLPVIGTLRESETIRKADLEGKSPFDSDAEYVEDIRAIKERLQAEIGESDA, translated from the coding sequence GTGAAAATAGCGGTAACCGGTAAGGGCGGCGTCGGCAAGACGACAGTCGCCGCGGGCCTGGCAAGGCTTCTTGCGCAAGAGGGCTACAATGTCATAGCAATCGACGCCGACCCGGACGCCAATCTGGCCGCGGCGCTCGGCATCGACCCGACCGCCGCCGCAAATATAGTGCCGATCGCCGGGATGAGCGAGCTTATCGCCGAGCGCACGGGCGGCGTACCGGGGACCATGGGGGGCTTTTTCAAGCTCAACCCCAAGGTCGACGATATCCCGGATGAACTCAGCGTCGAGGCCGACGGGGTAAAACTCCTCGTTCTCGGCACGGTGGAGTCGGGCGGCGCGGGGTGCATCTGTCCCGAATCGACGATGCTCAAAGCGCTTTTAAAGCACGTCATCGTGGGGCGCAACGAAGCGGTCATCATGGATATGGAGGCCGGCATCGAGCACCTCGGGCGCGGCACCAGCCAGTCGGTCGATGCGATGTTAATCGTGATAGAGCCGGGCCAGCGGAGCATCCAGACCGCGCGCCAGATTGAAAAGTTGGCGAAAGACTTAGGCATACCGCGCATCTTTCTCGTCCTCAACAAGGTACACGACCGCGACGAGGAAGAGACGATGCGCAAGCATATACCGGATTTACCGGTAATCGGCACACTTCGCGAGAGCGAGACGATACGCAAGGCGGACCTCGAGGGGAAATCACCGTTCGACAGCGACGCGGAGTATGTCGAGGATATACGGGCCATCAAAGAGCGGCTCCAGGCCGAAATCGGCGAGAGCGACGCGTAG